The Apibacter raozihei genome contains a region encoding:
- a CDS encoding Lrp/AsnC ligand binding domain-containing protein, producing MRISDLHTIELDGIDKIILNALMVNSKIPVSKIAKEVGVSSTAIHQRIKKLETAGIINDPITPLNYKILGYKTTAYVGVFLEKSANYKDAVSDMKKIPEIIEAHFTTGNYAIFIKILCKDNDHLMRVLRNGIQGIKGIERTETIISLEQSISRQIKP from the coding sequence GTGAGAATATCAGATTTACATACTATTGAGTTAGATGGGATAGATAAAATAATTCTGAACGCTTTAATGGTAAATTCAAAAATTCCGGTTTCTAAAATAGCTAAAGAAGTAGGAGTATCATCAACCGCTATTCATCAACGAATTAAAAAGCTTGAAACAGCTGGTATAATTAATGATCCGATAACACCATTGAACTATAAAATTTTAGGATATAAAACAACTGCTTATGTAGGTGTGTTCTTAGAAAAATCGGCAAATTATAAAGATGCTGTAAGTGATATGAAAAAAATACCTGAAATTATTGAAGCGCATTTTACTACAGGTAACTACGCTATTTTCATTAAAATTTTATGTAAAGACAATGATCATCTTATGAGAGTACTTAGAAATGGAATTCAGGGTATTAAAGGCATAGAGAGAACAGAGACCATTATTTCTTTAGAGCAAAGCATTTCTCGCCAAATTAAACCATAA
- a CDS encoding TerC family protein, which produces MQDNMLNHPGLITIFAVSIIIMLLLDLGVLNKKSHTITNKEAAIWSIVWISLAMIFSGVVYYVFKEADGHKFALEKFSQFQSAYWIEKALSVDNLFVFIMVFGFFKIPKQYQHKILFWGILGALLFRAIFIFLGVEMINRTYVPPFSIGNLHFVLDSKSAEHADFEGLRFFRPNVILTLFGVFLIYAGIHSWTAKDEEEETEKKDLNESFGAKFVRRFFKVSKEMDGGKFFTIKNGIRMATPLFTALVIIEFTDLIFAVDSIPAIFAIAPNDPFILYTSNIFAILGLRSLYFLLANFMYMFSKLKYGLAIILSFIGIKMLIAPIIHIPSLVSLGIVAGVLILSVIASLAFPAKKNA; this is translated from the coding sequence ATGCAGGACAACATGCTGAATCACCCGGGATTAATTACAATTTTCGCGGTTTCAATTATTATTATGCTACTCTTGGATTTGGGAGTCCTAAACAAAAAATCACATACTATTACTAATAAAGAAGCTGCAATTTGGTCTATTGTATGGATTTCGTTGGCAATGATTTTCAGCGGTGTAGTTTATTATGTCTTTAAAGAGGCAGATGGACATAAATTTGCGTTGGAAAAATTTTCACAATTTCAATCTGCCTATTGGATTGAAAAAGCTTTATCTGTAGACAATCTTTTTGTGTTTATCATGGTATTCGGCTTTTTCAAAATACCTAAACAATATCAGCATAAAATTTTATTCTGGGGTATTCTGGGTGCTCTCCTGTTTAGAGCTATATTCATTTTCCTTGGAGTAGAAATGATTAATCGTACCTATGTACCTCCTTTTTCAATTGGAAATCTTCATTTTGTTTTAGATAGTAAAAGTGCTGAACATGCGGATTTTGAAGGACTTCGCTTTTTCAGACCTAACGTTATATTAACCCTATTTGGAGTTTTCCTTATCTATGCTGGTATTCATTCATGGACTGCTAAAGATGAGGAGGAGGAAACAGAAAAGAAAGATTTAAATGAAAGTTTCGGAGCTAAGTTTGTACGAAGATTTTTTAAAGTTTCTAAGGAAATGGACGGTGGTAAATTTTTTACTATTAAAAATGGTATACGTATGGCTACCCCTCTTTTTACAGCTTTAGTCATTATAGAATTTACAGATTTAATATTTGCTGTCGATTCTATTCCTGCTATTTTTGCTATTGCTCCCAATGATCCGTTTATCTTATACACCTCTAATATATTTGCTATACTTGGACTGCGTTCCCTGTATTTTTTACTTGCAAATTTTATGTATATGTTCAGTAAACTTAAATATGGCCTTGCTATCATTTTGAGTTTTATAGGAATAAAAATGCTGATAGCTCCTATTATACATATACCTTCTTTGGTCTCTCTGGGAATTGTTGCTGGTGTACTGATTCTATCTGTAATAGCATCTTTAGCCTTTCCTG